One genomic segment of Desulfocapsa sulfexigens DSM 10523 includes these proteins:
- a CDS encoding DNA topoisomerase 3, translated as MYSISRPTKKGYIEGRGCAVTWAFGHLVTLQEPGEYDPALKRWSLDTLPFVPEEFKLKLISNRGVAEQFHIIRTLFDQAEEIVCATDAGREGELIFRYILALCKAEEKPIRRLWLNSLTSDAIEAAFKDLRDGHDYDPLYAAARCRSESDWIVGLNATRYYTVRHGRIGGGKDRVLWTIGRVQTPVLAMIVERDDAILQFRPQPFWELSTRYREVIFKYSGKRFENEEKAQVLLEKLTDQPFTITAIRAKKKKEQPPQLFDLTTLQRELNKLHGISAADTLTATQSLYEAKLVTYPRTDSRYLSEDMKPRIPKILEQLGTLRPEQIAPLDLKKLSFTNRIINDKKVTDHHAIIPTGVIPRRFGTNEQLVYDAITTQFIAAFYPVCLKNITTVDGTSNKIKFEAKGTQIVHPGWTALFPQKTKAAEDGQTLPDFTKDESGPHAPFLREGKTMPPKHFSENSLLGAMEAAGKLVEDDILREALKERGIGTPATRAAIIETLLRRNYIRREKKQLRCTDMGRCLIALIRDPLLKSPEMTGEWEEKLKQIERNELAPDDFMDGIGNYIRNMIHTSNTGQLDNRRWGNCPLCGKDIIKGKRAYGCSAWNDGCTFVLEPNYKETTLSPKQIQILLQQCILPNPVRIDDEPRILILSTLGVPMDLRLPSADRQKHQAKTDR; from the coding sequence GTGTACTCGATATCAAGACCTACAAAAAAAGGTTATATCGAAGGACGTGGCTGCGCAGTTACCTGGGCCTTTGGACATCTGGTAACACTCCAGGAACCGGGTGAATATGATCCCGCCCTGAAACGCTGGTCACTTGACACTCTTCCCTTTGTACCGGAGGAATTCAAACTCAAACTGATAAGCAACCGCGGTGTTGCTGAACAGTTTCACATTATCAGAACACTTTTTGATCAGGCCGAAGAGATTGTATGCGCAACTGATGCGGGACGGGAGGGTGAACTTATCTTCCGCTATATCCTGGCGCTCTGCAAAGCTGAAGAGAAACCGATTCGCCGGCTCTGGCTCAACTCGCTGACGTCCGATGCAATTGAGGCGGCATTCAAGGATCTTCGCGACGGCCACGATTATGATCCGCTCTACGCTGCAGCCCGCTGTCGCAGTGAATCCGACTGGATTGTGGGGCTCAACGCAACACGGTATTATACTGTTCGCCATGGAAGGATTGGTGGAGGGAAAGATCGCGTACTCTGGACCATCGGACGTGTCCAGACACCGGTTCTGGCCATGATTGTCGAGCGTGACGATGCTATTCTCCAGTTTCGTCCTCAGCCATTCTGGGAACTCAGTACCCGCTACCGGGAAGTGATCTTCAAATACAGCGGAAAACGCTTTGAAAACGAAGAAAAAGCGCAGGTGCTGCTCGAAAAACTGACAGATCAGCCCTTTACAATCACAGCCATTCGCGCCAAAAAGAAAAAAGAACAGCCACCACAGCTCTTTGATCTGACCACACTCCAGCGGGAACTCAACAAACTGCACGGAATCTCAGCTGCAGACACCCTCACTGCGACCCAGAGTCTTTACGAGGCCAAGCTTGTCACCTATCCGCGAACCGACTCCCGCTATCTCAGTGAAGACATGAAGCCGCGGATTCCAAAAATCTTGGAACAGCTGGGAACTCTTCGTCCCGAGCAGATAGCTCCGCTTGATCTTAAAAAACTTTCCTTCACCAACAGGATCATTAACGATAAAAAAGTAACCGACCATCATGCCATTATCCCCACGGGAGTAATACCACGCAGATTCGGTACGAACGAACAACTGGTCTACGACGCTATCACTACACAGTTTATCGCTGCCTTTTATCCCGTCTGTCTCAAAAATATCACCACCGTCGATGGCACCAGTAACAAAATAAAATTTGAAGCCAAGGGAACCCAGATTGTTCATCCCGGTTGGACTGCTCTCTTTCCCCAGAAAACGAAGGCAGCCGAAGATGGACAAACGCTGCCTGACTTCACAAAAGACGAAAGCGGGCCCCACGCCCCCTTCCTCCGTGAAGGAAAGACCATGCCTCCCAAACACTTCTCAGAAAATTCGCTGCTCGGGGCAATGGAGGCGGCAGGAAAATTGGTTGAAGACGACATCCTGCGTGAAGCCCTTAAGGAGCGTGGTATCGGGACACCTGCAACACGTGCTGCCATTATCGAGACTCTGCTCAGACGCAACTACATTCGGCGGGAGAAAAAACAGCTTCGCTGTACGGATATGGGCCGCTGCCTCATTGCCCTTATCAGGGACCCCTTGCTGAAATCGCCTGAGATGACGGGTGAATGGGAAGAAAAGCTTAAGCAGATAGAGCGCAATGAGCTTGCACCCGATGACTTTATGGACGGAATCGGCAACTACATCCGAAATATGATTCACACCAGCAATACCGGGCAGCTGGATAACAGGCGCTGGGGAAACTGCCCGCTCTGCGGTAAAGATATTATCAAGGGAAAAAGAGCTTACGGCTGCTCCGCATGGAATGATGGCTGTACATTTGTTCTTGAGCCAAACTACAAAGAAACCACTCTCTCCCCGAAACAGATTCAAATCCTCCTGCAACAGTGTATCCTGCCGAACCCGGTTCGCATCGATGATGAACCACGAATACTGATTCTCTCCACCCTGGGCGTCCCCATGGATCTGCGCCTCCCCTCCGCTGATCGTCAGAAACACCAGGCCAAAACAGATCGTTGA
- a CDS encoding PAN domain-containing protein, whose protein sequence is MIKLIVIILFAVFLPSAFAEAYNSIDLELDSQRPGGDYTSFRAASAEACAQKCEKSRRCQAFDFYKSDNSCWLKNRAYSARYYAGVVSGFKRSGSPEKPSVDATSIDMDIRYDIQRPGGDYRSFRVQSVQQCSENCTQDSQCQAFDYTTSDSFCYLKSWKPPAREYRGIISGVKRHYNPQLKSVQELLIQQDYNPGTADGLMGRNTRIALEKYQRDHNLLVTGRLDNATLNALGLHASAEYISQKSSVDVADIEISEEYAEESIPTYIKTIGVTYLQLENTIYAAVLAKIPADTVLQVISQHGEWYKVAYQKQVGFVLGESVQRQ, encoded by the coding sequence ATGATAAAACTGATTGTAATTATATTGTTTGCTGTTTTTTTGCCATCTGCTTTCGCAGAAGCATACAACTCTATTGACCTCGAACTCGATTCCCAACGACCTGGCGGTGATTATACTAGTTTTAGAGCAGCAAGTGCTGAGGCATGTGCTCAAAAATGTGAAAAATCTCGTCGCTGTCAAGCATTTGATTTCTACAAGAGTGATAACTCATGCTGGTTAAAAAACAGGGCCTATTCGGCAAGGTATTATGCCGGGGTTGTTTCTGGTTTTAAGCGCTCAGGTTCTCCAGAGAAGCCCTCTGTGGACGCAACTAGTATAGATATGGATATTCGATATGACATACAACGTCCTGGTGGTGATTATAGAAGTTTTCGTGTGCAAAGTGTTCAACAATGCTCAGAAAATTGCACTCAGGATTCACAATGTCAGGCATTTGACTACACTACTTCCGACTCTTTTTGTTATTTGAAAAGCTGGAAACCACCTGCAAGGGAATACAGAGGGATAATTTCCGGTGTAAAAAGACATTACAATCCCCAACTGAAATCTGTTCAGGAGTTGCTGATACAGCAAGACTATAATCCAGGGACGGCTGATGGTCTGATGGGAAGAAACACAAGAATTGCCCTTGAAAAGTACCAGAGAGATCATAACCTATTGGTGACAGGTCGCTTAGACAATGCGACCTTGAATGCTCTCGGATTGCACGCAAGCGCTGAATATATATCACAAAAGTCTTCCGTCGACGTGGCAGATATTGAAATTTCAGAAGAATATGCTGAAGAAAGTATACCTACGTATATTAAAACAATTGGTGTGACCTATCTACAATTGGAAAATACTATTTATGCTGCTGTACTTGCAAAAATTCCTGCTGATACTGTATTGCAGGTTATTTCACAACATGGTGAATGGTATAAGGTAGCCTACCAGAAGCAAGTTGGTTTTGTTTTAGGTGAATCTGTTCAAAGGCAGTAA
- a CDS encoding PilZ domain-containing protein produces the protein MIEYPNIHQTHPRILRQNTQEATTMEKGEKRNFIRLDSLHLLDYLIIDKEGRQTTYSMGRTLDVSEHGLQLEVTQPMSVGDTLLVTVGIEDDLIDLVGEVKYAKEASKRYTVGIEFSDISDEGLRILKKYIVAFNTHCS, from the coding sequence GTGATAGAATATCCAAATATCCATCAGACACATCCAAGAATACTCAGACAAAATACCCAAGAGGCAACCACCATGGAAAAAGGGGAAAAAAGAAACTTCATTCGACTGGACTCGTTGCACCTCCTGGACTACCTGATAATAGACAAAGAAGGGAGACAAACCACCTACTCCATGGGACGAACCCTTGATGTCAGTGAGCACGGCCTGCAACTCGAGGTCACCCAGCCGATGAGCGTAGGAGACACCCTGCTTGTTACAGTGGGCATTGAGGACGATCTGATCGATCTGGTAGGAGAAGTGAAATACGCCAAAGAAGCATCGAAGCGTTATACGGTTGGAATTGAGTTCTCCGACATCAGCGATGAAGGGCTGCGGATACTGAAAAAATACATTGTAGCTTTTAATACGCACTGCAGCTGA
- a CDS encoding AEC family transporter, producing the protein MQNVIEIVLPVFLVIGLGYTIRKLGLVSRDFFSEVNKLVYYICLPLLLVYKIAGADFSTSFNFKLVMATSGGIACCFGIAYLYGKWRSFPPSVHGSFCQGAFRGNLAYIGLAIVFNAYGDIGLTRAGILTGFLVPVLNFFAILALVLPQQQQKTSFREIIRLIISNPLILASLAGLLWSFLKFPMPVILDRTLNIATGMSLPLALLSIGGSFSLASLKGDVPKALLATAMKLLLMPLITALFMLVFNISGLDFAIGLLMAGAPTAVATYIMACQMGGDGDLAGTIVMMATAFSSLTYAILLFVLQLYGF; encoded by the coding sequence ATGCAGAATGTTATCGAAATTGTTCTCCCGGTATTTCTTGTTATCGGACTTGGATACACTATCCGCAAGCTGGGGCTTGTGAGCAGGGATTTCTTTTCCGAAGTCAATAAATTGGTCTATTATATCTGTCTGCCGCTGCTTCTTGTTTACAAGATAGCGGGTGCAGATTTCTCCACCAGTTTTAATTTTAAACTGGTCATGGCAACGAGTGGCGGGATTGCCTGTTGTTTTGGAATTGCGTATTTGTACGGGAAGTGGCGTTCTTTCCCACCATCCGTCCATGGATCGTTCTGTCAGGGGGCGTTCCGAGGAAATCTTGCCTATATCGGTTTGGCTATTGTTTTTAATGCCTATGGTGATATTGGCTTGACCAGGGCCGGAATCCTGACTGGTTTTCTGGTTCCGGTTTTGAATTTCTTCGCGATCCTGGCACTTGTTTTACCTCAGCAGCAACAGAAAACCAGTTTCAGAGAAATCATCCGCCTGATTATCAGTAATCCGCTTATTCTCGCCTCTCTTGCTGGTCTTTTATGGAGCTTTTTAAAGTTTCCCATGCCGGTCATTCTGGATCGAACACTCAATATTGCAACAGGAATGAGTTTGCCTCTTGCCCTCCTCTCCATTGGCGGCAGTTTCTCCCTAGCCAGTCTCAAGGGAGATGTCCCAAAAGCCCTGCTTGCCACCGCAATGAAACTGCTCTTGATGCCTCTTATTACTGCTCTGTTTATGCTTGTATTCAATATTTCAGGATTGGATTTTGCCATCGGCCTCCTTATGGCAGGGGCTCCAACAGCAGTTGCCACCTATATCATGGCCTGCCAGATGGGGGGGGATGGTGACCTTGCCGGAACCATTGTTATGATGGCCACAGCTTTTTCATCACTCACCTATGCGATTTTGCTGTTTGTTTTGCAGCTGTATGGTTTTTAG
- a CDS encoding sulfatase-like hydrolase/transferase, with protein sequence MMSERINMKVYFLCTWLFSVFLSSHFLNSIPNETFRDQLHTLMVLVTYGLMYQGPAIVSYWLLRRWRNVAVAFSILLAVLGHVLVFVDSHLYDLYGFHLNGFVWNLLTSPGGIDSLGADQTNVLVTLGYVSVLAALHIGGLYMALRLSRFHFPVIKVLILLFFITFAERGVYGYSKAQLYGPVLERGDAIFLYQTTSINSFLKRMGIKVEQVSQVSMSQNESRQLNYPKVPIVISKVNKPLNIIMLVSESMRWDLLSPTVMPNMSAFAEKAWNFTRHYSGGNGTRQGLFALFYGLQGNYWDVFLRNQQGPVLFDVLNQYNYQYFIYTSAKFSYPEFDRTIFSAIPPEKLIENNRGEPWKRDRKNTTALINAIQTRDHSRPFYGFLFYESTHARYSFPDNAALRNDYLQSLDYTGLSRKELAPQIKGMKARYDNAAYGIDIQLQRIVESLENSGDIDNTLLIVTGDHGEEFMERGRWGHNSAFTDWQVRVPMIVWMPGSIAKKVTQRTSHMDVPATILSRLGIENPTKDYSLGTDLSFPLETNNVVVASWSDIGLINDFGKLVIPFKSTTQHKNLAMSLDDEVVDGKKLLSQMQPEILKALNDAHYYYNKE encoded by the coding sequence ATGATGTCTGAACGTATTAATATGAAGGTGTATTTTTTATGCACGTGGCTCTTTAGCGTGTTCTTATCAAGCCATTTTTTAAATAGTATTCCCAATGAGACATTTCGGGATCAGTTGCATACCTTGATGGTTCTCGTGACATATGGGCTAATGTATCAAGGGCCTGCGATTGTCAGCTATTGGTTGTTACGGCGCTGGCGTAATGTTGCAGTAGCTTTCTCCATCTTGCTGGCTGTGCTTGGACATGTTCTTGTCTTTGTTGATTCCCATTTGTATGATCTCTATGGCTTTCATCTTAATGGTTTTGTCTGGAATCTGCTGACGAGTCCTGGCGGTATAGATTCCTTAGGTGCAGATCAGACAAATGTGCTTGTCACCCTCGGCTATGTCTCGGTACTGGCGGCACTTCATATTGGTGGCCTGTATATGGCACTGAGACTTTCCCGTTTTCATTTTCCGGTCATCAAGGTATTGATCCTGTTGTTTTTCATCACTTTTGCTGAGCGTGGGGTTTATGGATACAGCAAGGCTCAACTTTACGGCCCCGTTTTAGAAAGAGGGGATGCGATATTTTTATACCAGACGACAAGTATTAATTCGTTCTTAAAAAGAATGGGCATAAAAGTTGAGCAGGTATCTCAAGTCAGCATGTCTCAAAACGAATCCAGGCAACTCAACTACCCCAAAGTTCCAATAGTAATTTCAAAAGTTAATAAACCTCTTAATATTATTATGCTGGTGTCAGAGTCAATGCGCTGGGACCTGCTGTCGCCGACAGTCATGCCCAATATGTCTGCTTTTGCAGAAAAAGCATGGAACTTCACAAGACATTATTCGGGTGGTAACGGGACTCGACAGGGTTTATTTGCTCTCTTTTATGGTCTTCAGGGAAATTATTGGGATGTCTTCCTCCGTAACCAGCAAGGACCTGTATTGTTTGATGTCCTCAACCAGTATAATTACCAATATTTTATCTATACCAGTGCAAAGTTTTCCTATCCTGAATTTGACAGAACAATTTTCAGTGCAATTCCACCGGAAAAATTAATAGAAAACAATAGAGGTGAGCCATGGAAACGCGATCGTAAAAATACGACAGCATTGATTAATGCCATCCAAACGAGGGACCACTCAAGACCTTTCTATGGCTTTCTGTTTTACGAGTCCACACATGCACGATATTCTTTTCCGGACAATGCTGCATTAAGAAATGATTACCTTCAATCCCTGGATTATACAGGATTGTCACGAAAAGAACTTGCTCCGCAGATTAAGGGAATGAAAGCAAGATATGATAACGCGGCGTACGGTATTGATATTCAATTACAGCGTATTGTTGAGTCTCTTGAAAACTCTGGAGATATTGACAATACTCTTCTCATTGTAACAGGGGATCATGGTGAAGAGTTTATGGAACGCGGTCGTTGGGGGCATAATTCAGCCTTCACAGATTGGCAGGTGAGAGTGCCCATGATTGTCTGGATGCCAGGCAGCATTGCAAAAAAAGTAACACAACGTACAAGCCACATGGATGTTCCGGCGACAATTTTAAGTCGTCTCGGGATAGAAAACCCAACTAAAGATTATAGTTTAGGGACTGATTTGTCATTTCCTCTTGAAACGAACAACGTGGTGGTGGCGAGCTGGTCAGATATCGGCTTGATTAATGATTTTGGAAAGTTGGTTATTCCTTTCAAGTCAACGACTCAACATAAAAACCTGGCAATGAGTTTGGATGATGAGGTCGTTGATGGAAAAAAATTATTATCACAAATGCAACCTGAAATTCTCAAGGCCCTGAATGACGCGCACTATTATTACAATAAGGAATAA
- a CDS encoding multidrug effflux MFS transporter, which yields MKRFILLLALLTAFPPLATDMYLAATPHLQKIWQQPLSIINLTLTLFFVTYCISLLFYGPLSDRLGRKPPLIAGLLLFVAASFLCALAQNIWMLVAARIVQAMGAGAASAISLAMARDRLEIGTREKVLSQISVIMALAPMVAPLTGSLIMKYLSWPWIFVSQGGMGMVALAGVLLTPETHTAQEGTSVAALLRSYGRVLSNYRLVGLVFCNAVTSLPLFSFIAASSSIYINRFQMEESLFGLFFGANALCFMSGSMICMRFGKKIGTFRMITAGYGGIGVGGLWMLATPANGCWQLALPMGLITLSLGLSRPPSNNLVLEQVTTDAGTASATMVFSYFIFGAMAMAIASLGWEDKIAFIGWLACGSGLVSFSLWIFLRKYLHIPAA from the coding sequence ATGAAGCGTTTTATCCTTCTCCTGGCCCTACTTACGGCCTTTCCACCTTTGGCCACTGATATGTATCTTGCTGCCACACCTCATCTGCAGAAGATCTGGCAGCAGCCTCTCTCCATTATAAACCTGACTCTCACTCTTTTTTTTGTTACCTACTGTATTTCATTACTTTTCTACGGCCCCCTGTCCGATCGACTTGGAAGAAAACCACCACTTATTGCAGGCTTGCTGCTTTTTGTCGCAGCAAGTTTTCTCTGTGCTCTGGCACAAAATATCTGGATGCTGGTGGCAGCACGAATTGTTCAGGCAATGGGAGCCGGAGCAGCGTCGGCTATTTCCCTTGCCATGGCTAGAGACAGGTTGGAGATCGGGACGCGGGAAAAGGTTCTCAGCCAGATTTCGGTGATCATGGCCCTGGCCCCCATGGTAGCTCCTCTAACCGGGAGTCTGATAATGAAATATCTTTCCTGGCCCTGGATTTTTGTCAGTCAGGGGGGGATGGGAATGGTGGCGCTTGCAGGAGTTTTGCTGACGCCTGAAACGCATACCGCTCAGGAGGGGACTTCTGTTGCCGCACTGCTCAGGAGTTACGGTCGGGTTTTGAGCAATTATCGTCTAGTTGGACTTGTTTTCTGTAATGCCGTTACCAGTCTCCCCCTCTTTTCTTTTATTGCCGCCTCTTCGAGTATTTACATCAACAGGTTTCAAATGGAGGAAAGTCTCTTTGGCCTGTTTTTTGGAGCCAATGCCCTCTGTTTTATGTCGGGTTCCATGATCTGTATGCGATTTGGAAAGAAAATTGGAACATTCCGGATGATAACTGCAGGGTATGGCGGCATAGGTGTTGGTGGGCTGTGGATGCTTGCGACTCCGGCTAACGGTTGCTGGCAGCTCGCGCTCCCCATGGGGCTTATTACCTTGTCTCTCGGACTGAGCCGCCCCCCATCCAATAACCTTGTCCTTGAACAGGTTACAACAGATGCCGGCACGGCCTCTGCGACCATGGTCTTTTCGTACTTCATTTTTGGTGCCATGGCCATGGCTATAGCATCACTTGGCTGGGAGGATAAGATAGCATTTATTGGCTGGCTTGCCTGTGGCAGTGGCCTGGTTTCTTTTTCTCTCTGGATTTTTTTGCGAAAATATCTGCATATCCCGGCTGCCTGA